The genomic region CCTGTTGAACTGATCAACACATACCCAGAATCCAGTGAGATTGTCCTCTCCAACTGCCACTGGATGGAACTCCCACAATTGTTTCGCCCGGTGGTATAGTTGAGGTATTTTGTGCCTTCGGTACGCACAAACATCCTGGACCTGCCTTCCCCTGCCTCCAAAATGGCTATATCCACACCGTGTAAATATCTCATCTCAGGTGGGGGTTCAGCAATGGAGAACTTCATCCTCCGGGAGTCAAGCACCAGAAACTTTTCCCTCCAATCTGTCACCCAATAGAAGAGCCCATAGGCGTATTGCCGCAAGGAGAACAGAGCCAACCCTGTGGACGATAGCAAGCCAGGTAATAAATCACTCCAGCTCAGGGACGAAATGGCTCGCCATTGCCCTGTGCTTGACGAGAAGACAATGGCAATCAGCTTAGCATTGCACTGTGCCATCCAGACCACGCTGAAAGACGTCTCTTCTGCCGCGGatgcctcctcgtcgctgtcgcttGGGGGAGCGAGGAAGGTCTCGCAGTAACGATGCGGTTTTATCCAGAGTGGACGCTTCACCGTAGCGGCTAGGTGGGCAGGGATTGGGGGAAGCAGGAGGTACCGACGGTACAAGGGGTCGCACACCACCAGCTCCGGGAAGACCAGTCTGTGCCTATTATCGATGTCGTGCTGGGGGGACTCTGTCGAGGAGGACGCGGCCGCTGAGGACGTCCTGGACGCGCCAATCGGTGGCGGGGgcggggaggaaggagaaggagaagtcgGCAGCTAGGGCCGCGGCGCCGGCTGCCGGCGCGGAGGGGTGAGGCGGGACCGCGGGGTAGAAGACCTTGCGTTCGTGGTCGAGGAGGCCGAGAAGGGGCGGAGCGTGGAGCTTGCGGTACTGCCGGAGGAAGGAGCGGTCGGCAATGAGGCGGCGGAAGGAGAcgcaggcggcggaggcgcggaGAAGGTCGGCTGGGTTGGGAATGCGGAGGAATATCTCCACCGATAGCTCGTCGGGGATTGGCAGCGAGGCCATTTCCTGGGGTCGAGGATGGGGCTCGCGCTCATCCGCCGCGCCGTCGACCATCGCGTCGCCGGAATCGGAAACCCTAGTTTTTGTTTGGTTTTGGTGAGAGAGAGTGTGAGTCCCGTGGGTGAGGATTTGAGGGAGAAGGATGTATGCACTTGTCGCAGCAATTTGGACATTTCGAGGCCCTTTCTGCAAATGACCCAACGGACGGAGGTGAGGTGCCTGCACAGTTCAATCCTGTCCCTTGCTTTCACATCAAACGGCCAAAATCTCTCCAAAGAAATTAACTTCATTGTACAGGATAGCTCAGTTTTCTTTTTCAGTTTGGGTCCGATTTTTTTTTTCGGGATGAAAGGGAGTTTTATTCCAAAATTATAGGGTTACAATCCCAAGCCAACTCCTCACAACATGGAAGACTCGAGTTCAATCATACCGCAGTACAACACTCGATACGGCTATAATGTGCCAAGAAATGTGATACCATATTCTTCTCTCTACCAATTTTACAAGGAACAAACTCCCTAACATCCAGGTGAGCCTTAATCTCAGCGTCAAGATGACTATAGGCTGATCTGGATAGTGTGTCACCGGTAAGAGTTGCCAATGCATTTGAAGAATCCGATTGAACCATCACCGACTTATTTGAATGTTGGATGGCCGAAGCCATGCCTTGCATGATTGCATGCATTTCTGCTTTAAGGGCGTCTTTACAATGAAAGATGTACCTATATGCCGCAAAAATCATAGAACCATCATCGTTCCGCAGTACCATTCCGGCAGAAGCGCGCCTGTCCCAGCTCGAAAAAGAATCATCAACAGAGAGGGCTACCCAACCAGCTGGAGGCCGAGGCCATGGTACAGGTGTTGACAACCGTTTACTACTCACCACACGGCTTCCTCCGAAATTGGCATCTTccctttttattatttctttcgTAGTAAAATTTCTTGCTAAATGAAGCGACTTGTAATAGCTATCCAAATAGTCAACTGTAGCATGAATCGAGGTCTCACCCTTTTCATGAGCCATGTCGTTCTGTAGCTGCCATATTTGCCAAATGGTCATAATCACTAAGTCCCTAGTATGTTCTGAACACTTTAATAGCAGTTGCAAGAGCCAATCCTTCCCTGAATCAATTAGTAGTGCATCATCAGGCAATGACCAAATCTTGCGTAGACCTTCCCAGACTTGCCGAGCATGCATGCATGTTATAATGGCATGAAAACTACTCTCTTTCTCCTTGCCACATACCGGACAAGAACAACATGCTGATATATGACGTTGAACCTTGCCCAAATTAGTAGCTAATGCCCCGCTCGCCGCCTTCCATGCTAATATGCGCATCTTTAAAGGTGCCCGAGACTTCCATATAGAATTCGAAATTGTCCGGTCGCCGTCCGGCCTGTTACTGCTAGCGCCACCAGCATGAATATCATCGTGTGATTCTGTAGCTAGCTTGTATGCTGATTTAACCGTGAAAATACCGTGAGGTTCAGAAAACCAGCCAATAAAATCTTGTCTATTCCTTGGAGAGGTACGAATTTCCAGAATCTCTATAACATCCATCGGCCAAAAGTGCTCCTCGATCCGCTCCACCATCCACGCTCCATTTGAGTCTAAGAAATCGGACGCTCGGTTAAACCGGCTGTTCCTTTTAGGGGTGATAGGACGAAAATCATATCGTCGAGGAATCCATGGATACCTCCATGTCCTCACCGATGCACCATCCCCAACCCTCCAAATAATACCCCTCTTAACAAGCTCTAGTCCATGCGCAATTCTCTTCCAAACCGCGGACGAATTTTCAGTAAATACTGTATCTAAGATGCTGTCATAAGGATAATATTTAGCTTTTAATATGTGTGCACATAGACTATCAGGGAACTCAATCAGTCTTCAAGCTTGCTTGGCTAGCAATGCTTGGTTAAAAGCGCGCATGTCCCTGAATCCCATGCCATCATTACTCTTCGGCAGCCTCAGTTTATCCCAACTTAGCCAAGccatcttccttttgcctctttcCACACCCCACCAATACTGCCTCATCAACTTAGTAAGATCATCACAAACGATACAGGTAAGCGGAAAACACTCATAACATATGTAGGGATTGCTTGTGCCACTGATTTATTAATATTTCCTTATTACCAGAGGACAAAAATTGCTCGCTCCAATCAACTAGTCTCTTCTTTAATCTTTCTTGAGTAGTTTCAAACCTCCCCTTATACATTCTCCCTTCTGGGACCGGCAACCCTAAATATTTGGGTTCGAAAGCTTCACTTGTTATCTCCAGAATACGTTTAACCTCCACCGACATCATCTCATTGCAATTACTAGAGAAGAGGATGGAACACTTTGAGGAGTTTATGAGTTGTCCTGTAGCTCGTGCGTAAGTGCTCAATAAACCTTTTACAATAGTTGCTTGCTGCTCAAATGCGTGAAAGAACAACAATGAATCATCTGCGAATAACAGGTGAGAGATCATAGGTGCCCGCCGACATACTTCCACTCCCATCAGCCCCTCCTCCGAAATAGCCTTGTTGACCAACAaagacaaagcatcagcaacaaaagagaaaaagaaatGGAGACAAGGATCACCTTGTCGGAGGCTGCGGGAGGGGATGAAGGGCTCCAATAATTTTTCATTCAACTTCACCGAATATTTCACTAACGTGACACACGCCATAATCCAAGAAATCCACTGTTGTGAGAATCCCCATTTACTAAGAGCCTTCTCAAGAAAAACCCAGTCCACCTGGTCGTAGGCCTTTGATAGGTCTAGTTTGTATGCGCAAAAAGCCGGTGAACTGGCTCCAAACTCTTGGATGAAATCCAAGCATTCAAATGCTATGATAGAATTATCTGTAATGAGCCTCCCTGGAATAAATGCACTTTGATTTTTCGAAATAAGTTCAGACAAAATAGGGTGTAGTCGGTTAACCAAACATTTTGAAACAATCTTATAAATCACATTACACGGACTAATCGGTCTAAAATCCTTTAGTTCTTTTGGGAATTGAACTTTAGGGATCAAGACGATGGCCGTGTCATTAACACCATTAGGCATCACTCTAGTAACAAAAAACTCCATTACTGCCGTAACAATTTCCTGTTTCAATATCGCCCAATTACACTGATAAAACCGCGCTGGAAATCCATCTGTTCCGGAGGATTTTAATGGCCCTATCTGAAAAAGTGCGTCTGAAATCTCCTTCTCTAAGAATGGAACGCATAACACATTGTTCATCTCATCCATCACTTTTTCCTCAATACATTCGATGACCACATCAGGAGAGAGAATTGGGTCTTTCGTGAACACTTCCTGGAAGTATGACCGCGTCATCAATTCCATCTTTGAGGGCGCAGTACACCAAGTGCCGTCCAGTTTGCACAGCCGCTGGATATAATTTCGCCTCGCTCGCCATACAGCTCGCCGGTGTAGATATTTGATGTTCCTTTATCCCTCTTTCAACCAAGTAATCCTTGAGCGTTGTAACCATAGCATCTCTTCTCGATACAAAAGCTCGTCAAGCTCGTTCATCTTCTGCCTTATAGTCTGCCTATCTGCATTCCTTTGTTGAAGACCAGCTAACTCGAACCACAGCCTTTCTATATCACGTATCACATGGCCAAAAAAATTACTACTCCATTCTTTGATATTCTTCATTAGTTCTTTCAAGGAGTTGGCCACCGCACCCAAGTTGCTTGTGGGTCTATTTCTTCTCCACGAACTAGCTACTACCTCCTGTAGCATTGGATCTCGCTCCCACATAATTTCGTAACGTTGTGCACCTCTTGGCCTTTCGGTCTGATTAACTTCACCGTTTTTGTAATTGCTGTCAAACGTTCACTGCATTGTTATTCTAATATTCCTTTAAAATTATATATTGGATAAACATTTCATACAAAATCTAAatcgaaaagaaaaaagaaaatggaatgcctaagagcatctccaatagatggtacATATGTAAAAATACCTAATTTTTGGATCGTCTGGGGCAAAAAACGTTGCTTCAACAGACGGTTCATATGCAAAAAAAAGGACCGCGGCCTCctcgtgatgtaaaatacaacacctcgcgATGCAAATATACATCACCAGATGCATCTGGTTCAAAACTAGCCGCCGCCCACGAACGCCCAACCGCCACTTCATTTCCTTTCCCGCCCGTCCGCCCGCCCGTGACCCTCCCGgccatcgccgcccccgccgtccggCGCCACCATGTCCGATGTCGACGACCCcgccgccttctccgtcgccgccgCAGCCGGTGGGCTGACCCACGtggccgccaccgctgccgccgctgccatcTCGCCCGCAACCGCGGCCATGCCGCCGCCCCCTGCCCGCGGGCTCGGATTGGTGCCACCTCGGCCGGTGGCCACCACGCAGGCGGCGAAGCCGGCGAAGGGACGAGGAGGCAGCGTCAAACGGCCGGCCAACCGCAGCCGCAACCCGGCCGGCAGTTCTACGCGGCCGGTGAAGGTCTCTAAGGCGGCCGCAGCGGCTCGGGGCGACGACTCACGGACGATgcggccggcggcctcctccagcAGCCACACATCCATTCCTcaacctcccccgccgccaccaccagccgTGGAGGAAGATGTGGCCACGCCGACGGCCACCGCCTCCAACATGTTCGAGGAAATGTCGCAAAGGTATAAATTTTCCAGTTGTGCTCTCGTTTGTTGTTTCAAATTTTTtgtgttcttgattgtttgtgcgtgCAATTGTAGTGTTGATGATGAAGATTTCATGCACGCAACAAATGTGGCAAATGATGATTACATATATGAGTCACAAGAATATGAAACCCAATATGATGATGACAATCTTGATGTGGACGATGAGGGCTTCATTGTCAAGGGAAGAAGTGGAAATTATAGCACCGCGGATGATGTGCCGATATGCACCGCTTGGAAGAAAATCTCTCAAGATGCAAGCGTTGGAAGCGACCAAACGGTGAGCACCTATTGGAAACGCATCAAGGAGTATTTTGATGAGCGCAACACAAGTGGTATCTTCCGTTTGAGCGACTCTCTACACCAACGTTGGTCCACCATCAACGCCGAATGCTCAAAGTGGGCCGGTTGCTTGTCAAACGTTGCTCGCATGAACCCAAGTGGTTGCGGTGATAGTGATTTGGTAAATATTTcctcttcgtccgtgctttgtcaACTATTTCCTCTTTGTCCAACATGTTGATGATGATATGTTTTATTGTAGAAAATCATTGCACAAGGATTCTTTCGGGAGAGGAACGTGAAAggcgagaagaagaaaaggaaaggaaaacctTTCACTTTTCATCATTGCTACAAAGAGCTCAAGGATGTGGAGAAGTGGGAAACTAGAGAGACTTTTGAATTGTCGAAGAAGAAGAGTGTGTTggttgaggatgaagaagatgtcACCATTGAGGAGACGAGCCCCACTCCTCACTCCGCGACAAAATCTTATAGGCCCGATGGAAACAAGAAAGCGAAGGGAACCAAGGCCGGAGACAATGATCTCAAGGAAGGATTTGATGCCATTGTCATGGCAAGGAAAGAGTATGCCGAAGAGAAAAGAATGTTGAAGCTCAAGGAAATAGAGGAGAGGAGTGAGGCCGAGCGGAGAAGGGCGGCGGCCGAGGAGAAGAGGGCGGCAGCCGAGGAGAGGTTggccgcggccgaggagaggaaggtggacCTAGAGGAGAAGAAGGTCGCGGCCGACGAGAGGAAGATGGTAGAAGAGAGGACACTCAGGTTTATGTTTATGGACACATCAACTCTTAATGCCAAGGCAAAGGCATATGTTGAACTTTGTCGCGATGAAATGCTCATGAAGAAGCAAATGCTCATGAGGCAAATGATGATGGGAGGAGGCATGGGAGGTGCCATGGGAGGAGGCATGGGAGATGCCATGGGTGGTGCCATAGGTGGTTACATGAACATGATTGGAGGTTCCATGAGTGGTGCATTTGGCGGAAACATGGGAGGTGGCTTCGGTGGCAACATGGAAGGTGGCTTTGGCGGCATGGGAGGTGCTTTTGGCGGCAACATGatgggtgcactacaaaaaaatacacttccgtgatgacacatgtttgtcacagtaggtcgccttttttgtcatgcatgtacatccatgacaaatttatgacagaatcaagatagtcatacctgtgttgtcatagaagtgttccatgacattaccaaaattatcataacggaagtgtccacttccatgacgataaatcacgcgtcacagaagtgctttcgtcaagggtgaccgacgcaTGGCAtcaaccgtaacggaacgccgttaagctatcaggtcgggttttggatccgataacccgttaacagccccgaccaatgggaagtttccacgtgtaaaattcttattggccggacgaaacacgtgttagCTCATAAGTGGGTCAGAtacgcgcctatgatacgtcgacgcgtggcacggcccaacagaggcccattcctgtgaaaaggccggcccgtttgacttggtcaaaaggtggcgggccggcccatgtaaagcctgttaacggcctgttcgaatatagcccaattacagcccactaacccaaggcccgttatgccctattcgaattaggcccagtagcgtcatctgggccatccaatatgattccagcccgttttcacttctggcccatgtatggcccatgacatctttcggcccatatgaggcgctatgtaactcttggcctattaacggcccgtggtgaaactggcccgtaataaacagtgtatcactttacacccattaacggcccgtggtgaaactggcccgtaatgaacagtgtatcactttatacccattaaaggcccgttattccgttgggccgtttccagcccatgttatctttcagccttctcagagcccatttattcttgggctcatttccagcattcgtttacttacggccctttactgtcattttctgcttgtgggccaaattcggccggtggttacagtcggcccgtttgtggtccgttaatacgttgggccattttcatagcgtcatcaaatacggcctattaacgatggctcgttatggtcggcccatgagcggacgattccaactctagcccgtttacgaccataatgtggcctattattggcccatgtttggccaatcgatcatacggcccgtataaggcccattgatgatacgactcgtagaaggcccattgtttctacggcccgtagaaggcctactgtttctacggcccgtagaaggcccactatttctacggcccgtaggaggcccagtgtcactacagtaaatattagcccatggttattgtggcctagttctcaaaaataggttattgcagccactagttaactgcagaaaaagaactgcactgactacaagcaaacaaataaacaagacagcaaggaaataaataagcaagcaactaacgctaggctatcacggctattacacatattacatccactgggcatcaaagttcgccaccagtgcaaatatagggaacaaagcagcatatcatatacactggccgtcaaaattggccaccagtgcaaaaaaacacgacagcaaaacaagagcataactgaaacaacttcagaagagctcaagaaacgttatcctgggtatccaccatgctggcaataagcttagcaagctgattagctttgtcctgtttggcgctaaaatcctccaacacttgctgttgcaccagaaagtatgcatctgaatgctccagggacttctgtagtccttccgcttcttgtcgcagcacagctgatcgatatctttcagcttgtagtggagactcaagaaaccgaactgattcagacagtgagtttgaatagcttgtgcaagcggtagtggccagtaactccaacactaaaccaagacaggatgtgtcactatcctgaaccttatc from Triticum aestivum cultivar Chinese Spring chromosome 4A, IWGSC CS RefSeq v2.1, whole genome shotgun sequence harbors:
- the LOC123085040 gene encoding uncharacterized protein isoform X1 — encoded protein: MAQCNAKLIAIVFSSSTGQWRAISSLSWSDLLPGLLSSTGLALFSLRQYAYGLFYWVTDWREKFLVLDSRRMKFSIAEPPPEMRYLHGVDIAILEAGEGRSRMFVRTEGTKYLNYTTGRNNCGSSIQWQLERTISLDSGYVLISSTGRHLFLYQRQSSSLDRAFFSLDARTFQLERVFASNSCIPNARAYSSFPPSLLLTPTISSGIGNSGAEKETPEQGCAASSSTESPKSE
- the LOC123085040 gene encoding uncharacterized protein isoform X2, whose translation is MVDGAADEREPHPRPQEMASLPIPDELSVEIFLRIPNPADLLRASAACVSFRRLIADRSFLRQYRKLHAPPLLGLLDHERKVFYPAVPPHPSAPAAGAAALAADFSFSFLPAPATDWRVQDVLSGRVLLDRVPPARHR